Part of the Candidatus Eisenbacteria bacterium genome, AAAGGATGCATTAGAACATAATATTCATTTAGGATTAAACAATGGAGGTTCAATAATTGCACAAGTTTACTTAGGGCCTGACGTTTATTCAGGTGCTTACATTAAAGGGAATAGTGGGCGCTTATTACTTACTGCTATAACTGATAATGACGGTTATTTTCAATTTTCTAAATTGCCTCAAGGAACATTAAATATTGAGATAAGCGGTAACTCATCTTCAAGAGTTACTTGAGAGTACCGCATTTTCATATCGATCGGTTACGCGACAAGTCCGATTCCTTCGGTTCTCGATAGATCAATACGTTCGTGCAGGAATTTCGTGAAGATTTGGTCATCACCGGAACCTGCGAGAAATTCCGGAAGCGAACTTCTGAGGGCGATGGCAGTGACCTGTTCGGAAGGGGCCAAGCCGGGACGTATGGTACG contains:
- a CDS encoding carboxypeptidase-like regulatory domain-containing protein, whose translation is KDALEHNIHLGLNNGGSIIAQVYLGPDVYSGAYIKGNSGRLLLTAITDNDGYFQFSKLPQGTLNIEISGNSSSRVT